The following are encoded together in the Juglans microcarpa x Juglans regia isolate MS1-56 chromosome 2D, Jm3101_v1.0, whole genome shotgun sequence genome:
- the LOC121249153 gene encoding homeobox-leucine zipper protein ATHB-6-like, whose amino-acid sequence MKRLGSSDSLGALISICPTTDEHSPRNNHVYSREFQSMLDGLDEEGCIEESGHIAEKKRRLSVDQVKALEKNFEVENKLEPERKVKLAQELGLQPRQVAVWFQNRRARWKTKQLERDYGVLKANYETLKLNYDSLQHDNEVLLKEIRELKTKLHDESAVSTLSVKEEIVVAESDIKPIEQSKAAPDTPPLPTSDSKDLHFECFNHTNGLGASLFPVDFKDGSSDSDSSAILNEDNSPNAATSSSGILQNQQLLMSPASSSLKFSCSNSPPPSLTCFQFQKQFQPQFVKMEEHNFFSGEEACNIFSDEQAPTLQWYCTEQWN is encoded by the exons ATGAAGAGACTTGGCAGCTCAGACTCCTTGGGTGCTTTGATATCCATCTGCCCAACTACAG ATGAACACAGTCCAAGAAACAACCATGTCTACAGCAGGGAATTCCAATCAATGTTGGACGGCTTAGACGAAGAAGGTTGTATCGAAGAATCCGGCCACATAGCCGAGAAGAAGCGCCGATTAAGCGTCGACCAAGTCAAGGCCTTGGAGAAGAATTTTGAGGTAGAAAACAAGCTCGAACCGGAGAGAAAAGTGAAGCTGGCCCAAGAACTTGGTCTGCAACCTCGACAAGTAGCTGTTTGGTTCCAAAACCGACGAGCCCGTTGGAAAACTAAGCAATTGGAGAGAGATTATGGCGTTCTCAAAGCCAATTACGAAACTCTCAAGCTCAACTACGATTCCCTCCAACATGACAATGAAGTCCTACTCAAAGAG ATCAGGGAACTGAAAACAAAGCTCCATGACGAGAGTGCAGTGAGCACTCTTTCAGTGAAGGAAGAGATAGTCGTGGCCGAATCCGATATCAAACCGATCGAACAGAGCAAAGCAGCTCCGGACACTCCTCCTCTGCCCACATCTGACTCAAAAGACTTGCACTTCGAATGCTTCAACCATACTAATGGACTCGGGGCCTCGCTCTTCCCGGTGGACTTCAAAGACGGCTCGTCGGACAGTGACTCGAGCGCCATCTTAAACGAGGATAACAGCCCGAACGCTGCGACTTCTTCTTCTGGGATCCTTCAGAACCAGCAGCTCTTGATGTCTCCGGCGTCGTCTTCCCTCAAATTCAGTTGCTCCAATTCACCGCCGCCGTCGCTTACATGCTTCCAGTTCCAGAAACAGTTCCAGCCACAGTTTGTGAAAATGGAGGAGCACAATTTCTTTAGCGGAGAGGAGGCCTGCAATATCTTCTCGGACGAACAAGCTCCGACCCTTCAATGGTACTGTACTGAGCAGTGGAACTAA